The DNA window attaataaaatttttatcatttccaatagATAATAAGGGTAGtatagtaaaaataatattatctctTACTTTTAACCACTttttttaatctgtgtgaaatggtgGCTTGAGTCACTctttgtgggacggagggagcatatttttattccaaatttTGTATCGTTCAATTACTTTATTTACATTCCCTTCTTTGTCTTTATTAACAGGATGTTCACATCTTTTTAAAACAGCTTTTCAAGCCTGGCTTTTCATAGATTTTTAAAAAGCAACCATTCTGATTTTCCACTAGTCATAATTAGAATCATCCAACATGGGTGATTTGTTGTTGTATCCTCCTTTTTTATCTATAGTactgaaaaatatttttcttggAGCTCATCCAATAAACAGAACatggtgcctgctctgatgccaattgaaattgtGACACTTACATAACAAATGTCAAGACAAATGTTCTACCACACactgtcaagacagatgttataacatctgccgACTTACAACATAATtgttaaaactaaaaattaaatgcaaaatgataaataacacaaggaATTGTTGATTCAGTTTAGTAAAGCAACACCTAATCTAAGGACTACCAAGTCAGGAAGGAAATCTATTATTAGCAGTACTAATTCAAAGTCTATACAGTCTCCATTTACAACTTTTCTCCTAATCACTACCTATGCAACTTCTACATAGAACTAATCATCTATATATAAGAAATCGACATTTCACTTTCAATCACCGTAGTGATAAACAACAGTTACACACCTCATGACCAAAAGAACcaaatagaaagattacactttcaaaTAAACAATATTGAGTCAAAAAccttaactaagaacaatacttgatcttgcttaaaagctttgatcaagaataatactcaactcttttACTTAAAAGCTTAAAGAGTGCGAACACACGTCCACCTTAATGTATCAAAAGATATATGAGTGACACAAAGAACAAAACACACGAAGAACTTGAAGGACTCCCAAAACAACAATCCTTATTTTGCACAcatagtttttatttttgaatgcTTGCAAAATTAGGTTTCTCAAATCCTTATTTATAGACTCTAGCTGAATGGGCTTGGACTCTAAAACAAATTCAATTTTCTCCTTTTTGAAACAGCTACAAGATCTTCACACAAAATAGTAAcacatcaaatcaaatattagttttctaaaagaaatttcaaatattctttttctaaaaaccaaaacaaatttgCATTTGTCCTATACATTCTTTGATTCTTTACACCTGTAATGAGTATCTGAATATTCcagattctcatatttttcaatcaaatttttcaaggataaaaaatcaatttgaaCTGTCAGAATGTTCTGGTGTAGGATGTCACAACAACTGGCAGAACATTTGTCAAAACACAGGCCGAGCTTGTTATGATAGTTGgtcaagatgtttcaacatcttactCAACATCAGTTAAGAATCACATTTCAGCAAAATTAATGCCACAAAACcttcttcaattaacttatatatTGGACATGAGAAAAATGCATAATAATGCCCATGGCATTACATCCAATTTGCTAACCATGCCATTCTTTTCTAATTTGTGAGATTAAACTTGCTAATCATCTCATTAGACCATTAATATATCATTAGTAGAATAATGTTTAGTACTAGAAAACTATGGCATTACAATAATATTGAGAACCATACATAATTGGATAGCAAAATTAATcaaagaagaagaatgaaaaagaagattggacattaattattttttgacaatAAACATGTTCATGCATTAGATGAAATAGAGAACGTACAAGCAAAGTTAAAGATATTGTGTTAGGGCATTTTCCACACACTTtctaaaaataacattaataattaAGCCAACCAAGCTATGAACATCAATAAACTTTAAGAATTTAGAAAAATCAATAGAGATTTATCAATCATATTCCTTGATCCAAGCAACCAAGAAAATTCCTTCCACTGGTGATAAGTGATTTTAGGAACCACAATCTTTAAATCTATCCTGTTACAACTCATTTTTTTAGCTCTGTGACGCGCAGTTCGATTATACAGTTTCTCAAGTTTGATTAAACTCACTAAATGGAGGAATCATTTGTTGATTGGAAAAGAGAGTTTAATTTGCAACCACCATTGTTAGATTCTTAATTATAATTATACCTCATTCATCCAAGTTTCTTTgagacatttcatcaaacaccacGAGTACATACTTAAAACAACCTAAACAACACAAACAACATAAACAAGAACAACACAAATATAATAATAGTAAGCATTACAGGAACACAAACACAAAATCTTAGAAGATTCATATCTTCCACTGGTAGAGGCTCTGGTGGATGTCGTTTTCCATGTCCGTACCACTTTGACCCATTGGTTGGTTTAGATGATTTTGGAGTTGCAAGTATTTGATGGTTGTTGATGGAGAGGATGAATCACTTAATGGTGGTTGAAGTTAGAATAAGGCATGGATCCAACAAAGATGAAATGCAGAAAAACTTACAATGGGGGAAAACCTCCATTGAAGAGAAGACGACCTCCATAATGGTAGGGAGAGGCTCCGATGACAAAGGAGAAACCCATACAAGAGGGGAGGCAAAGCTCACCAATtagagaaaaccctagttttagagagATGGAAGAGATTCTCTCACTAAAACTCTTCATTTGTGTTTTTATCCATGTCGAGGTGCAAAAAATACCCAAGCGTATCGCACGCTTGAAATAAAACAGAGTCGCcgccgaactttatttatttcaaaaggaaagagaaaatattgataaaacccacaaagaacTAAGGATGAGATGATCATCGCAACCAAAACATGGCCCCAGAGtcagttatgcaaggggaaggtattcgTACCCCTCACATCTATTGTACTCAATGGGCCCCGTTTAGTTAGTCTCGTGATCGGATGTTAGAGTGATGTTTACTTGCTATCTTCTACTTATTATGAGAGAAAAAGATAAATAAAGGAAGATGTTTTTGGGGTTTTTATTATTGGGATATTTCAAAATCTAGGAACTACATATCCTCGTGGTGCAATGAAAAAAATCAGAGCTCCGTAATTCATGGTAAAAAACCATGGATTAATTGATTTCTTTTAAAGAACGACACTTTAGACATATCAAGTGATTAAACCTTTGCCTGTTGCTTGCTCTTGGAGGATGGAGCCTTGGCTTGTTTCACTTCGATATAGATAAAGCATACTTGTTTATGAAAAAAGGTTTTCAACGAGTCTCGCAATGGCAAAAAAATAAGTTTGATGAGTTGGGTTGATTTTATACGCACATAAGTTCCAAATGTCCATGTATACCGTATGCATTCAAACACTTAGGAAAAGGTTGGAAATTATTCCATCTCGCCTGTTTAATTCGTTTATTGAAAAGAGTGAGACGAGTTTAGTCTTTAACTCTTTAACAATGAGTGAGTATCAAATGGCCAAGCTATGCGACATGTGTTCGAATACTTGTGAGAAAGATAGAAAATACTTCCCGCTCGCTTATTTACTGTCTGTTGAGTTGAACAAAACTCCCTTAATTAAAAGTGTTTTGGTCGAATCACAATTATTTGAATTGCCAAGCTATGCGTCTCATATTCGATTAATTTAGGAAAATATTGGAAATACTTCCAGCTCGTCCATTCATTTcgtttatttaagaaaaatattttcgCGCATAGAAAcgacttgacgttggatcaagcgtttGAAGTTGATCATGAAAAGAGTTGTAGTTAATTGGAAGAGATACTCAACGTTGGATTGAGCACCAGCGTTGCATtcatttgaacttatttggaAAAAATGATCGACGTTGGATCAAGCATATTTTTGCTCTTTTGAAAATGTTTCTCTTTACATCTATCTTGAATTATTCTAAGTTAATAGACAATATAAAGAAAAgcggtaaaattattacaaacaATGGGAAAGGGGTACATTTTGTCAAATGAGAATATAATgagaaacaaaataaacaagcAAAGGAAtaaaaatcaacaacaaaaacTAAAGCCCAAATAAAGATGGATGGTGATTACactcatttaattaaataattaaaaataaatgtattagttaattaaattaataaagattaattaagaaaaactaataaattaaaattaattaattaaattaatttaaattaattaacaaacttaactgattaaattaaacataatcaattaattaaacaaaaactcaaaaatgaaataaatgggctaaaaaaaacaaatagaaaacaaGGAAATGTCCAATAGAAGGGCGCTGGAAAAGAAAACTAAAGGGTGCGAATAACTGTTGGGCGAAGATCCAAAGGCTCTTGAGCCCAGATCAGAGTCAACAAATTGTTGACTCATCTTAGAGCGTATGATTAAATTCCCTAGAGGTCAAGGGTGGATCAGAAGGTTGTGCACACGTGCACACCAAGCTAAAAGGGAAGAAACGCCATACAAGATCCCTGGTTGACTCAAATAGTCAACAAATTAAGGGGAATTGGAATGTACCAACTATCCACCATCCAACAGAAGGGATGTGAGGTATTTAAAGGGAATTGCTTCAGAAAACTCTCATAAACTTACTTTCTTTCTCTCATCAATCTCTCCCACTCAGGCGAGAAATGCTCTGTAACCTAAACCCTTTATACCACCCTCACCTCACCGGATACCCTCTGGAGAAGATGGTGGAGGCCGGTCACGACAGCGTCTCCCTCTTCTCCTGCCAGAACTAACCCTAAACAAAAACTCCCTACCCCAGCTAATAACAATCTTCTAAGAAAAAAAGTCAACTTATTAGACTTTTGATAAGATGTGCAATTAATTGAGATGATGTAAGGAGTAAAGCAAAATTCAGATGAAGAGTCTTTGACCCGATGAAGTTGAAATGATGCTACTAGAAccaaataaatgcacaaatattcaTAATAGATGGACTTTGAATGATAATGGCATGATCGGAAGAAATGATCATGCTGCTGATGCGGATGATTCTCAAGGTAAAATTTAAGATGTGACCATTCGGATTGGACATTAATAAATAAGATGATAAAAGAAGAAAATCATTAAAAGTATAATAAATTACTTTAACTGAAATAAAAAAAGCCTATTATTTAACTTGTCACATAAGTATTATTAACACGAATAAATCACATTAACTAGCTGAGACATAATTGAAAACATTTTACtattaaaaaacaatttcaaaagctgaaatatttaataaaaaatacattttaagtatgtttatatTGAAGAAAATAGTTGGGATGTGATCCAAAATCAAAAGGAGTGTAACAATAAAATCAGGGAgacaactttttttttaatatacatattCTTTTTCTTGTTCATAAAGAAAACATTTATACGAATGAGCAACAAAAAACATGTGAATGTTTgaaaacaaaaaaaccaaaaacatgtgAATGTAGATAATTTATGTATTAATGTATTTTtgttaaagaataaaaaaaaaatatgaccGTTGGATTTCACAGAGACGAGTAACGGCTACTTGACTATTCTCCAAAAACTAGCCGTTAAGCCCATTTTCCCAACTCATAAAAAACCTTCACTTCCTTTCAATTTTCAAATCTATTTCAACTCAATCCCTAGATTCCTCACAATTCGTCCttatcaatttcatcaattcGCGTCTCTTACTCTTCACTTTCCATTTTTTCTTCTCCAACATCTCACAGAATCAAAAGGGTAAGTAACCTTCTCATCTCAAGTTTCCATtattgcaacaaaaaaaaaaaatcattcttttttATAGTTCATAATGTCACAGTTTCGAAAACCCTTTAATCTTCCTTTTTTTTCATTCAAATTTATATGTTTCTATCTTTGCAGGAAAAACCCTTTAAGCCCACTTCATCGAAAATGAATGATCTAATGACAAAATCGTTCACCAGCTATGTTGATCTAAAAAAAGCAGCTATGAAAGATGAAGTTGATTTAGAAGCTGGTCTTCAAAAACAAGGTGTTAATGATGTTGAGTTAACAAGATCTTCGATAACCCATTTGGAAACTGATATGAATTTGTTCTTAGAAGAGGCAGAGAAAGTAAGAACAGAAATGGGTGAAATTCGTGATGTTCTAACGAAGCTTCAACAAGCTAATGAAGAGAGCAAGTCACTTCACAAAACTGATGCTTTGAAATCGTTGAGAGAAAGAATCAATACTGATATTGTAACTGTTTTGAAGAAAGCAAGATGTATTAGGACTCAATTAGAAGAAATGGATCGTGCTAATGATGCTAATAGAAGACTCTCCGGACTTAAAGATGGTTCACCAGCAATTTATCGAACAAGAATTGCGGTTACCAATGGATTGCGTAAGAAGCTCAAGGAGCTCATGATGGAGTTTCAGGTAGATGATTATAATCACTTTTACTTTATGACTCAACCTATGTCTAATGTCCGTCTAATGTCCGTGTTTGTGTGTCTGGTATCTGACACGTATTCGATGTCATATCTGATGTCTGTGTTTGTGTGCGTCTGATTTTGACAGGGACTGAGGCAGAGAATGATGAGTGAATACAAAGAGACAGTAGGGAGGAGATACTATACAGTGACAGGTGAACATGCTGATGAAGAGGTGATTGATAAGATAATATCAAATGGAGATGATGAAAGTTTTCTAGGAAAGGCAATACAAGAGCATGGAAGAGGAAAGGTTCTTGAAACTGTGGTTGAGATACAAGACAGACACGATGCTGCGAAAGAGATTGAGAAGAGTTTGTTGGAACTCCATCAAGTGTTTTTGGACATGGCTGTTATGGTTGAAGCACAAGGTGAGAAAATGGATGATATAGAACATCATGTTCTTCATTCTTCTCATTATGTTAAAGATGGTACAAAGAATCTTCATAGTGCTAAGCAATATCAGAAAAGTGGGAGGAAGTGGATGTGCATTGGGATTATACTTTTGCTTATTCTGATTCTGGTTATTGTTATTCCCATTGTCACCAGTTTGAGCAGTTCTTGAGATTCTTGTTTCATGTGTTATGAAGAGATTCAATATCTGATGTGTTGATGATGATTACTGTTGTTTCTAGTTTTTGGTGTCTTGGGTGAGTTGTGTACGACTAATCGTCGTTTGAATTGCCTTGTGTTTTCATATAATTGTGCTTagattgtatgatgatgcaattcATCTTATATTCATGTAAACTCTTTACAAATTAGAAATATAATTGTTGTTCTATAATATGTTGATCTTTACAAATTATAAGTATAATTGTTATTGTTCTATACATATTTGCCCCCTCCAACATGGAACTTATTTTGCCTTTTCTCAAACATGGAACTTTGCATATATAATtgattctactttttttttttttgaatgccaaactaataatattaataacccAACCAGCATAAGAGATGCTGATGGTGAAAATGAGCCAGTACAACATCCATAACAGAAGCAACAGTGCCAAACACTAAAACAAGACTGACTACAAAGCACTCTGCCAAAGCCCCAACCAAAACAGAGATACAATCTGTTAATACTCTTCCAATTGCCCCAACAGCAGTagacaaaaaaaagaaagaacagAACGATACACAAATTATTACTAAAAAAGACACCCCTAAACAGAGCTGTATCTATTGAGCTAGAAAAATGCAGACAGATTCTCAAACAATCAGATAGGGCTTTCCCTTGAAGCAGATCCAATGATTGAGATCGAAGCTGAACCCGTCCGCTTTATACTAGATCCACTTTCAAGAAAGCAGTTGGATATCTTCAAAGATTGCCGAATATTCTCCTCCAACATTCTTGAAAATATTCTCATTGCGATTCCTCCACAATGTACACACGTGAGCGAACTAGATGACGGATAACATCTCTATAACGAACTTGCCACCGCTAATTAGACCACGAAACTGATACAGATTCTGCAAAATATCATTGTGAAAGACAGAAGATAATGTCGACGAGGCTATCGAACATTCGAAGAAGATGTGAGCTACATTTTCTTCCTTTCCGCAACCAAAAGAACATGAATTTTGAGATGCAACTAAGATACCTCTTTTGATTAGATTATCCCTAGTTGGAATTTTGTTCTGCAAAAGTCTCCAAACAAATGTTGACACCTTAAGAGGGGCAAGTTTACTCCAACCAATTGAATAAGTCTTATCCTTATTATTTATTATCTAAAGCCAAATTATTCAAGATTGATGAGTAAGCATATTTGATCGAATAATCGTTATTCGACCATCTCCATCTATCCTTGACGTTATCCTTCAATTTAATTCTCCCCACCCTATCTCTAATGCGCTTCTCTGTCTCTAATTTACCTTCCTCTAAGAGACTGGTCCAACTAACAGTCCACTCCGAATCACTTAAATCGCTCCTAGTCGATTCACTAACCGAAGCATCCTTATCTACAAATAAGTTTGGGTATAAATCTTTCAGCCTTCTTCCTCCTAACCAAGGGTCAGACCAAAACGATGAATCCACACCGTTTCCTATCTCTTTGGACAGATTTTCATCAAACCAAAATGACTTAAATCCCCCAACCCTACAATCAATCAATTGAATGTCTCTCTACCAAAGTGATATGAGCTTATCAATTCTATACGAACCAAAACCATTCCCCATATACTTACATTCTAAATTTTTTATCCAAAGCTTGTCCTTTTTGCTGAGGATCCTCCACCGCCAATTGCCCAATAACGCTAAATTAAAAGCCTTTTAAGTTTTTTAAACCCAAACCCCTTTCTTCCTTATATCGGCATACCTTGTCCCATTAAACCCAATTGATTTTCTTGTTCTCTGCCCTACCACCCCgtaaaaaccttttaaaaagagATTCAAGTTTAGATACGATACCTACTGGAGTCTTGAAGAAAGAAAGATAATAGACTGGGAGAGCATACACGACGGATTTCAAGAGAATGATATGTCTACCAATTGAAAGATGATTACTGTTCTACGAAGTCAGCCTGTTCCTAATTGTGCCAACCACCGATTTCCATTCACACACCCTCCGATGATTGATACCCATTGGAAGACCCAAATATTTGAATGGTGAAGTACCCAGTCTGCAATTTAGCGACCTTGCTGTCTCCTCAGACCAAGACAGGTTAATATTCACCCCTATTAGACCTTTTATGGAAATTAACTTTGAGGTTAGACACTAGTCCGAATAATAGCAATGTGGCCTTTATTGCCCAAATGTTTTTCGAACTTCTACTCCCCAAAACAATTGTATCATCTGCATATTGGATGTGAGACACACTTACCTCCTCATTCCCAACAcgatatctttcaaaaagattcAATTGTACACTTTTCACCATCATAATTGATTCCATTAGAATTGAGTGAATATTTCACAAGGTGGTTAAGGACCACGTACTTAGAATATATTCTCGATGAATAGATTTTCGATGAGTAGAACTGATTATAACATATTTAGTTGCTCCCGAGTAGAATTGATATACTTTTATAATTTATTGAAGTTAAGAATAAAAATTTTTCACCGCAAAaccaaacaaaataaaatttatagttTGAGTCTAAATGTGATATTTTCTTTTGAAATTTATTGTTAAGTTCATCACTTGGTTTACATGAATCTATTCAATCAATACAAAGGGGGAGTGGTATTCACAAACAAGCCCTTAATTAAAGGtgtagagaagaaagaagaaaaaagataagaaaaagaagTGGGGGTGGCAGGGAAGAGAAAGTAGGATGAATTTGTAATataaagaggaaaaagaaaaggaagagaGATTGTCAGATATGCAcatgaagataaaaaaaaaagtaaaacaatCATTGTTAGATACACATGAAGATTAAAAAACTCACATGACACAATAGAAGTTCACTCAAACAACTCACATGACACAAAAGAAGTTAACTCAATCTCTAGAAACTTGTTCCGTAGTTCACAAGAGAAATCCCTTACATTACACAAACACACTCAAAATATCATTTTTGTACATTACAGTCCAGCATGCATAACAGCAACAAAAAAACACACAAGATCAAATCTTGACTATGTAGAAGAAAGACTTTTCATCTGTTTAGGGAAAACATTAACAATACAgttgaacaagtacaaacaactGACCGAATCGTCGAAGATTTAAGGAGTTTCAGCAGTTCAATGGCTTGAAGCAAATCGATTAACCAAAGCAAGTGCATTGCTGGTAACCTGAGCAACATTGACAATCCTATCCTTGAGGGCATCCTTAACATTTCCATTCATGGAAGAACCAGCAAAGCCATCAAGACAAGTGTTATCATCAGTGAGAGCAGCACTGACCCAAGTCTGCACGTTGCTCATGTGCCACACGAAGTCCTCTCCAACAGCATGACCGATACTGCCTAACTCCCTAACCGACTGGCCAAGACTGTCCAAACTGTCACCCATGTTCTCTATGCAGTCTTGTATGGCTCTGTACTCACTTGGCTTCACGCCTCTTGCTTTTGATATCTTCTTCACAAATGATGCACTCGACCGTGTCCTGGATATGCTCACTGATATAGCAGCTATGGCTAGCTGTCGCTCACTTTGGCCAATCACGCTCGCATACCCCATAAGACATTGAACACATAAAGCAGGGTAACGAGTAGACCTGCACGCAGACTTGATGAACTCGGCAGACGTTATAGAGGATTCCGCAGCGCCAAACATGTAAGTGGTTACGCTCATGAGAACCAGTAAAGAAACCCTCCATGTAGCTGCCATGTTTAATGCTATACACTGATAGGAGTATATGAAATAATAATATAGGAAGTGGAAAACATCTATTATTGTATATATGTGTGGATTGCTACCTTATTCCACTTtctttttaaaaaggaaaatatggGCATGTAAGCTTTAAAGATATAACTTTTGTTGACAATTTTTAAAGATAAATCTTTTGTCTACTAGTTTTAAAGATACAACTTACAACTTtaactaaatattatattaatactctatattttttgaaatagcaatatttattaataaagcACTATCCAAAGACAAGATATGCTTAAAATTAGGCAAATTGTCATACACAAAGTGCTAATACCCTGCCACCTTCCAATAAACCAGTAAACTGTTCCATATGCTCCAAACATGCATGAGTTTGGGAAGACTCTTGCAACACTATTTTTtgcaattataaatttttaaatgagTTTATTAATAAATTGAAATGTATGGATACAAACTATCTTGTAAGTGATCTGAATGGCGAGCTCATGTATGGAATTCTAAGTGAATAAGAAATTAAGAAGACTTCTGCAGAAAAAATAAAAAGACTTGCACGGCCATTCTGTGGATTATGATCATTCATTTAAAAGTTACTAAAACAATATGAAATTTAAACTACAACAAGACTGTGTTTTTTTCTTAGCACGATCTATAGTGACTGACAACACGATTTTGAGGCTATAATTTTCGAGGATCAATTTCAACTGCGAACACAATTTTGGCACGAAATAACTCAAGTTACTACtctaatttataatatattaactgAAAAATTTGACATTCTCTCGAATTTGTAAATGTAAGCCCACTTACTGCCAGAGTACaatttattatttatcattcatCAAGCATGGGCTATTTAAGTCATGAAGGAAACAAATTGAAATTACTCAAAAAACAAAGCAAACTCTTAATTAACAGAATGtgtatattttgattttaaaaacagtTTTACCAGCTTTCCAACTAAATATACATTAGTCATACTAGTATTTCAAAATTTACAATTCATTTGCCATGAATCATGATATCACAGTGAAGAAATCTGCTGCATGCCTGTGACAACTCAGCTCAATAGTATTGTATATCCGACACAGTTTTACACAAATAGTGATAATGAAGTAAAAAACCAAATGTACTTTATGCACTAAACTGTAATGTATTTGAGAACAGCCCCACGGAGCTTCTCCATGTACTCTGCAGCTTGCGTCTGCAACAAGAAAAACAAGCAC is part of the Vicia villosa cultivar HV-30 ecotype Madison, WI linkage group LG2, Vvil1.0, whole genome shotgun sequence genome and encodes:
- the LOC131652394 gene encoding syntaxin-related protein KNOLLE yields the protein MNDLMTKSFTSYVDLKKAAMKDEVDLEAGLQKQGVNDVELTRSSITHLETDMNLFLEEAEKVRTEMGEIRDVLTKLQQANEESKSLHKTDALKSLRERINTDIVTVLKKARCIRTQLEEMDRANDANRRLSGLKDGSPAIYRTRIAVTNGLRKKLKELMMEFQGLRQRMMSEYKETVGRRYYTVTGEHADEEVIDKIISNGDDESFLGKAIQEHGRGKVLETVVEIQDRHDAAKEIEKSLLELHQVFLDMAVMVEAQGEKMDDIEHHVLHSSHYVKDGTKNLHSAKQYQKSGRKWMCIGIILLLILILVIVIPIVTSLSSS
- the LOC131652396 gene encoding 21 kDa protein-like — translated: MAATWRVSLLVLMSVTTYMFGAAESSITSAEFIKSACRSTRYPALCVQCLMGYASVIGQSERQLAIAAISVSISRTRSSASFVKKISKARGVKPSEYRAIQDCIENMGDSLDSLGQSVRELGSIGHAVGEDFVWHMSNVQTWVSAALTDDNTCLDGFAGSSMNGNVKDALKDRIVNVAQVTSNALALVNRFASSH